In one Natronosalvus amylolyticus genomic region, the following are encoded:
- a CDS encoding hybrid sensor histidine kinase/response regulator, with amino-acid sequence MDTPAGVSLLLVEDNPDDARYVRRLLHEYQADVGLEDTEPLLDIEDVVHVDRLTAALEESRTGDVDVILLDLMLPDSTGLETVDAMVEVAPATPVVVLTGQNDGNVGVEAIRRGAQDYLVKGSITGELIHRAVRYAIERAETYRQLRDRNDRLALLNRLIRTDIRTDVNMIVGWGDQLKGRVGDDEEPIVDAILQAAHHGLELTDTAGELMDAIDGEDGVASSPCDVTSVLERELDRVETEFDGQLELSRDGVDTDEAVLVSGTQMLDSVFRHLLTNAATHTDRDPPRIAVGLEERPETVSVTIADEGVGLSASQRDTLADPERSPEDRIGMGVGLYLVTTVLDEIGGDLTLEENRPQGTVATVTLDRTTPLE; translated from the coding sequence ATGGATACCCCGGCCGGTGTGTCGCTTTTGCTCGTCGAAGACAACCCGGACGACGCCAGATACGTCAGGCGGTTGCTCCACGAGTACCAGGCAGACGTCGGATTGGAAGATACCGAGCCACTGCTCGATATCGAGGACGTCGTCCACGTCGACCGGCTGACCGCGGCTCTCGAGGAAAGTCGCACGGGCGACGTGGACGTTATTTTGCTCGATCTAATGCTCCCCGACAGCACCGGCCTCGAGACCGTCGACGCGATGGTCGAGGTCGCGCCTGCCACGCCGGTCGTCGTTCTCACCGGACAGAACGATGGCAACGTCGGCGTCGAAGCGATTCGGCGGGGTGCACAGGACTATCTGGTCAAAGGATCGATTACGGGCGAGTTGATCCACCGTGCGGTTCGCTACGCCATCGAGCGGGCGGAAACCTACCGACAGCTCCGAGACCGAAACGATCGGCTCGCGCTGCTCAACCGCCTCATCAGAACCGACATCCGAACCGACGTCAACATGATCGTCGGCTGGGGCGACCAGCTCAAAGGACGCGTCGGGGATGACGAGGAGCCAATCGTCGACGCCATCCTCCAGGCAGCTCACCACGGGCTCGAGTTGACCGACACTGCGGGGGAGCTCATGGACGCCATCGATGGCGAGGACGGCGTCGCCAGTTCCCCCTGTGACGTCACGTCAGTTCTCGAGCGCGAACTCGATCGAGTCGAAACCGAGTTCGACGGCCAACTCGAGCTGTCTCGCGACGGCGTCGACACCGACGAGGCAGTCCTCGTCTCGGGAACCCAGATGCTCGACTCCGTGTTCCGCCATCTGCTCACGAACGCCGCAACCCACACCGACCGGGACCCCCCGCGGATTGCCGTGGGCCTCGAAGAACGCCCCGAAACCGTCTCCGTGACCATCGCCGACGAAGGTGTTGGCCTCTCTGCCTCCCAGCGAGACACGCTCGCCGATCCCGAGCGCTCGCCCGAGGACCGAATCGGGATGGGCGTCGGCCTCTACCTGGTTACCACCGTCCTCGACGAAATCGGCGGTGATCTCACCCTCGAGGAGAACCGTCCGCAGGGTACGGTCGCGACAGTGACGCTAGACCGGACGACACCACTCGAGTAA